In Labeo rohita strain BAU-BD-2019 unplaced genomic scaffold, IGBB_LRoh.1.0 scaffold_710, whole genome shotgun sequence, the following proteins share a genomic window:
- the LOC127161682 gene encoding uncharacterized protein LOC127161682: MMYHLAIVLLISAVTSQATTGGFRKCFPQDWVNADQVRVSCNNTQIAQHCSPDHQSCRNMSRPGVFLEKDEHGVCLTITNCSYDSWSCQAMSYTNGNEDKQNFTATCNYDCGLLQFIRLVICELIICGPNICRLIVFGLIVFGPIVFWPIVFWPIIFGPIIGLYFLCTKCFNKNQDMAGMMELEEVRVNGATGETGEMEEMTANGATGVIREREEMAETGEKKEDDGFRS; encoded by the exons ATGATGTACCACTTAGCCATCGTTCTCCTAATCTCAG CTGTGACATCACAGGCAACCACAGGAGGGTTTCGTAAGTGCTTTCCCCAAGATTGGGTGAATGCAGACCAAGTTCGAGTCAGCTGTAACAACACCCAGATTGCACAGCACTGCAGTCCTGATCATCAGAGCTGTCGAAACATGAGCAGGCCCGGAGTCTTTCTAGAGAAGGACGAGCATGGAGTATGCCTAACCATCACCAACTGTTCCTATGACTCGTGGTCCTGCCAAGCCATGAGTTACACTAATGGCAATGAAGATAAGCAGAATTTTACCGCGACATGCAACt ATGATTGTGGTCTGTTGCAGTTCATTAGGCTGGTCATCTGTGAGCTGATCATCTGTGGGCCAAACATCTGTAGGCTGATCGTCTTTGGGCTGATCGTCTTTGGGCCGATCGTGTTTTGGCCGATCGTCTTTTGGCCGATCATCTTTGGCCCAATCATTGGGCTTTACTTCCTTTGCACTAAG TGTTTCAACAAGAACCAGGACATGGCAGGGATGATGGAGTTGGAAGAGGTGAGAGTGAATGGAGCAACAGGAGAGACTGGAGAGATGGAAGAGATGACAGCAAATGGAGCAACAGGAGTGATAAGAGAGAGGGAAGAGATGGCCGAGACTGGAGAG AAAAAGGAGGACGATGGCTTCCGCAGCTGA